One segment of Dolichospermum sp. DET69 DNA contains the following:
- a CDS encoding AAA family ATPase gives MLKKLILENWKSFRYAELPLDPLTVLIGTNASGKSNVVEALEFLQRIASGENIETALAGDKTLSSIRGGVEWAARKPGNEFTLKVLVSGEDDETDYLYVLQTQTLPSSKLCEEYIEIIDMNDNDILKIKLMDLSSQAKSGLHFKDKRVWKLSKTQKNDEKIIKQTTDVEEENRKYSTLPKIATLSTIGNLCNILVLNPLPSKMRNYSRLSDNIESDGSNIAGVLAALPEEQRTEVESNLSSYIKDLPEGDIKKVFAEPVGRLKTDAMLYCEEEWKPGEITEIDARTMSDGTLRFLGILTALLTRPEGSQIVIEEIDNGLHPSRAALLVKILKEIGSKRKIDILLTTHNPALLDAFGPEIVPFVVVAHRDSETGESKLTLLEDIENLPLLLASGTLGKLATKGAIEKSLSNQK, from the coding sequence ATGTTGAAAAAACTCATTCTCGAAAATTGGAAAAGTTTCCGTTATGCTGAACTTCCACTTGACCCTTTAACCGTGCTGATTGGAACTAATGCAAGTGGTAAATCTAATGTGGTTGAAGCTTTGGAATTTTTGCAAAGAATCGCTAGTGGTGAAAATATTGAAACTGCTTTAGCAGGAGATAAAACACTTTCTTCTATTCGTGGTGGTGTAGAATGGGCTGCACGAAAACCGGGAAATGAATTTACGTTAAAGGTATTAGTTTCAGGTGAGGATGATGAAACAGATTATTTATATGTTTTACAAACACAAACATTACCTTCGTCCAAGCTTTGTGAAGAATATATTGAAATTATAGATATGAACGATAATGATATACTAAAGATTAAACTTATGGATTTATCTTCTCAAGCAAAGAGTGGTTTGCACTTCAAAGATAAAAGAGTTTGGAAACTATCAAAAACGCAAAAAAATGATGAAAAAATAATAAAACAAACAACAGATGTAGAAGAGGAAAATAGAAAATATTCGACCTTACCAAAAATAGCTACATTGTCTACTATTGGTAATTTATGCAATATTTTAGTGTTAAATCCCCTTCCTTCTAAAATGCGTAATTACTCACGACTTTCTGACAATATAGAAAGTGATGGTTCAAATATAGCTGGTGTATTAGCAGCATTACCAGAAGAACAAAGAACAGAAGTTGAATCAAATCTATCTTCCTATATTAAAGATTTACCAGAAGGTGATATCAAAAAAGTATTTGCAGAACCAGTTGGTAGACTTAAAACAGATGCTATGCTTTATTGTGAAGAAGAATGGAAACCAGGAGAAATTACAGAAATTGACGCTAGAACTATGTCAGATGGAACATTACGCTTTTTAGGAATTCTTACAGCATTACTCACTCGTCCTGAAGGTAGTCAAATTGTCATCGAAGAAATAGATAATGGTTTACATCCTTCCCGTGCAGCTTTATTGGTGAAAATATTAAAAGAAATTGGCAGTAAACGCAAAATTGATATTTTACTCACTACCCATAACCCAGCTTTATTGGATGCTTTTGGTCCCGAAATTGTTCCCTTTGTAGTTGTTGCACATCGAGATTCGGAAACAGGAGAAAGTAAACTTACACTTTTAGAAGATATTGAAAATCTGCCCCTATTACTAGCATCAGGAACTTTAGGAAAATTAGCAACTAAAGGTGCAATTGAAAAAAGTCTTTCTAATCAAAAATAA
- a CDS encoding NUDIX hydrolase: protein MNNQLVHVAVAILYRENKFLMQLRDNIPNIIAPGCWALFGGHIEPGETPEIAVQREVMEEIAYELTDFTQFGIYSDEKAVRYVFQAPLLVPVNQLVLSEGWDLDLLTAADIEKGECYSAKAGQVRPLATLPQKIMLDFIKTP, encoded by the coding sequence ATGAATAATCAATTAGTTCATGTAGCCGTTGCTATTCTCTATCGAGAAAATAAATTTTTGATGCAATTACGGGATAACATTCCTAATATTATCGCTCCTGGTTGCTGGGCTTTGTTTGGTGGACATATTGAACCGGGAGAAACTCCAGAAATAGCAGTTCAGCGAGAAGTTATGGAAGAAATTGCTTATGAGTTAACTGATTTTACTCAATTTGGCATTTATAGCGATGAAAAAGCTGTGCGTTATGTCTTTCAAGCCCCATTATTAGTACCAGTAAACCAACTCGTACTATCTGAAGGTTGGGATTTGGATTTATTAACAGCAGCAGATATTGAAAAAGGTGAATGTTATTCTGCAAAAGCCGGACAAGTAAGACCTTTAGCAACTTTACCTCAAAAAATTATGCTGGATTTTATCAAAACCCCATAG
- a CDS encoding AI-2E family transporter, which yields MQPVTNLPNLPKWLNIGLAFPVILLNGWLLIQFINYFQPLVSVVSVAILLAFVLDYPIKLLQKRGVPRILAVILVLLLSIIILGAIGVILVPLILEQLNELANLLPYWIESGTQQIEALQNWASTQQLLVNLSGLAGEILGKVSSQLQSFTGKFLGFAFDTIGNLLNLLITIVLTIYLVLNGERLWDGIYLWFPAQISKKVRELLREDFNNYFIGQVTLGAILAVSITLAFVVLRVPLSLLFGLVIGFFSLFPFGTGIGIGIVSLLVALKDFGLGIEVAAIGVAIDQINSNIIAPRILGNLTGLNPVWVVISLLIGAKLGGVLGLLVAIPLASFIKDTADSWRNGEFNKTSVDSESLQEF from the coding sequence ATGCAGCCAGTTACCAATCTACCAAATTTACCTAAATGGTTAAACATAGGATTAGCCTTTCCTGTGATTCTTCTTAATGGGTGGTTATTAATTCAATTTATTAACTATTTTCAACCTTTAGTTAGTGTTGTTTCTGTGGCTATTCTCTTAGCTTTTGTCCTAGATTATCCGATTAAACTTCTCCAGAAACGTGGAGTACCTCGCATTTTAGCAGTGATACTAGTATTACTATTATCTATTATTATTTTAGGTGCTATAGGTGTTATTTTAGTACCGCTAATTCTCGAACAATTAAATGAGTTAGCTAATCTTCTTCCCTATTGGATTGAATCGGGAACTCAACAAATAGAAGCTTTACAAAATTGGGCATCTACACAACAATTACTAGTAAATTTAAGTGGATTAGCTGGTGAAATATTAGGAAAAGTATCTAGTCAACTGCAATCCTTTACTGGAAAATTTTTAGGCTTTGCTTTCGATACTATTGGCAATTTATTGAACTTACTAATCACCATAGTTTTAACTATTTATTTAGTATTGAATGGTGAACGCTTATGGGATGGAATTTATCTGTGGTTTCCTGCTCAAATTTCTAAAAAAGTTAGAGAATTACTCCGGGAAGATTTTAATAATTATTTCATTGGTCAAGTTACATTAGGAGCTATTTTAGCTGTGTCTATTACATTGGCATTTGTAGTTTTACGAGTGCCTTTATCACTACTTTTTGGGCTGGTAATTGGCTTCTTTTCTCTATTTCCATTTGGGACTGGAATTGGTATTGGTATTGTGAGTTTATTAGTAGCTTTAAAAGATTTTGGACTAGGAATAGAAGTTGCAGCTATAGGTGTAGCTATTGACCAAATTAATTCTAATATAATTGCCCCACGGATTTTAGGAAATTTAACTGGCTTAAATCCTGTATGGGTGGTAATTTCTTTATTAATAGGAGCAAAATTAGGAGGTGTATTGGGTTTATTAGTTGCTATTCCTCTCGCTAGTTTTATTAAAGATACTGCTGATAGTTGGCGTAATGGTGAATTTAATAAAACCTCTGTTGATAGTGAGTCTCTACAAGAGTTTTAA
- a CDS encoding Uma2 family endonuclease — protein MSQIYEGVRWTSTDLELLPDNGNRYEIINGELFVTRAPHWKHQKACTRIANVLDSWSLSTGLGETVITPGIIFTNADNVIPDVVWVSNERLATLLDDSGHLTGAPELVIEVLSAGGDNERRDKEVKLKLYASRGVQEYWIIDWRLQQIEVYRRERANLILVETLFAHDELISPLLPDFSCIVESVFG, from the coding sequence ATGAGCCAGATATATGAGGGCGTACGCTGGACAAGCACAGACCTAGAATTATTGCCAGATAACGGCAATCGGTATGAAATAATTAATGGAGAATTATTTGTGACAAGAGCGCCGCATTGGAAACATCAAAAAGCTTGTACGAGAATTGCTAATGTACTCGATTCTTGGTCATTATCAACGGGATTAGGAGAAACTGTAATTACCCCCGGTATTATTTTTACTAATGCTGATAATGTGATTCCTGATGTAGTTTGGGTAAGTAATGAAAGATTAGCAACCTTATTAGATGATTCTGGACATTTAACAGGTGCGCCCGAATTAGTAATTGAAGTGCTTTCTGCGGGTGGAGATAATGAACGCCGCGATAAAGAAGTTAAATTAAAACTTTATGCTTCTAGAGGTGTACAGGAATATTGGATTATTGATTGGCGATTACAACAAATAGAAGTTTATCGGCGAGAAAGAGCAAATTTAATATTAGTAGAAACTTTGTTTGCTCATGATGAATTAATATCACCTTTATTACCTGATTTCAGTTGTATTGTTGAAAGTGTATTTGGTTAG
- a CDS encoding iron-containing alcohol dehydrogenase — translation MENFVFYNPVKILFGKGQIANIAPEIPADAKILITYGGGSIKANGVYDQVKSALAGRNVFEFGGIEPNPHFETLMKAVELIRKEGIDFLLAVGGGSVADGTKFIAAAVPFVGDPWDILAKAAPVTAALPMGVILTLPATGSEMNTNSVVTKWETKEKLFFASPFVFPKFSVLDPETTFSLPPRQISNGIVDAFTHVMEQYLTYPVNAPLQDRMAESILKTLIAEGPKTLANPTDYDARANLVWSATMALNGLIAAGVPQDWTTHMIGHELTALHGLDHAQTLAIVLPNTLTIRRDRKWQKLLQYADRVWEIVSGSEEERVNAAITKTRDFFESVGVRTHLSDYGVGVETFPAIIKNLEKHGMTSLGENKDVNPQVVEQILALCA, via the coding sequence ATGGAAAATTTTGTTTTTTACAATCCTGTTAAAATCTTGTTTGGTAAAGGTCAAATCGCCAATATTGCTCCAGAAATCCCCGCAGATGCTAAAATTCTCATTACCTACGGTGGTGGTAGTATTAAAGCCAATGGCGTATATGATCAAGTAAAATCGGCATTGGCTGGTAGGAATGTATTTGAGTTTGGTGGCATTGAACCCAACCCCCATTTTGAAACTTTGATGAAAGCGGTAGAATTAATCCGCAAAGAGGGTATTGATTTTCTCTTAGCTGTGGGTGGTGGTTCAGTTGCTGACGGGACTAAATTTATCGCCGCTGCTGTTCCTTTTGTCGGCGACCCTTGGGATATTTTAGCAAAAGCTGCTCCGGTAACTGCGGCTTTGCCAATGGGGGTGATTTTGACTTTACCCGCGACCGGTTCGGAAATGAATACAAACTCTGTTGTTACCAAATGGGAAACTAAGGAAAAGTTATTTTTCGCTAGTCCCTTTGTGTTTCCTAAATTTTCTGTTCTTGACCCAGAAACAACTTTCTCCCTGCCTCCTCGGCAAATTAGCAATGGGATTGTTGATGCTTTTACTCATGTAATGGAACAGTATTTAACCTATCCGGTAAATGCGCCATTACAAGACCGCATGGCTGAATCAATTTTAAAAACTTTGATTGCTGAAGGACCAAAAACTTTAGCAAATCCTACAGATTATGATGCCAGAGCAAATTTAGTTTGGTCGGCAACAATGGCATTAAATGGGTTAATTGCTGCTGGGGTTCCCCAAGATTGGACTACTCACATGATTGGTCATGAGTTAACAGCTTTGCATGGTTTAGATCATGCTCAAACTTTGGCGATTGTCTTACCTAACACTTTAACAATTAGACGCGATCGCAAATGGCAAAAACTTTTACAATATGCAGATAGAGTTTGGGAAATTGTTAGTGGTTCGGAAGAAGAACGGGTAAATGCAGCAATTACTAAAACTCGTGATTTCTTTGAATCAGTTGGTGTTCGCACTCACTTATCTGATTATGGTGTGGGAGTCGAAACTTTTCCCGCAATCATCAAGAATTTAGAAAAGCATGGAATGACATCTTTGGGAGAAAATAAAGATGTTAACCCGCAAGTTGTTGAGCAAATTTTAGCTCTTTGTGCTTAG
- a CDS encoding endonuclease MutS2 codes for MIQSETLELLEWPRLCQHLSTFAATKLGSIVARNLPIPETQAESEQLLAQTKEVYELEIRLHPGLSFEGIQDIGDSLERAALQSILPGEELLAIATTLAGTRNLRRVIDNQENVPVLADLVAQLRTYPELEQEIHRCIDERGQVTDRASQKMGEIRVELRKVRSQITQKLQNIIQAKSGAIQEQLITQRSDRFVIPVKAPQKDAVPGIVHDTSTSGATLYIEPNSVVPLGNQLRQIIRKEQTEAEAIRRTLTDKVAEVTPDLERLLAIVTTLDLAVAKSRYSLWIGSNPPRFVNREDNEIITLRNLRHPLLVWQQQHEQGNPVIPVDLLISPQIRVVTITGPNTGGKTVTLKTLGLAAIMAKVGLFVPAREPVEMPWFSQVLADIGDEQSLQQSLSTFSGHIRRISRILEALEESGGRGAGPAPSQKSEEEGTPESFSQKFQGAGPAPSQKSEEEGIKLPITHSQSLVLLDEVGAGTDPVEGSALAIALLKYLANHTQLTMASTHFGELKALKYEDTRFENASVEFNETTLSPTYRLLWGIPGRSNALSIALRLGLKPEVVAEAKTQVGEATDEVNQVIAGLEAQRRNQETKAAEAQSLLRQAEKLYKEVSDKATALEAREKDLRASQEIAVAQAITQAKGEIAQVIRRLQKGTANAQDAQQATASINQIAQKYEPAPPAKPSPGFMPKVGDRVRIPKLGQTAEVLTIPNAEGNFTIRFGIMKMTVQLQDIESLDGQKPEPIVKSKPAPAVVPPPPAPAIRTSKNTVDLRGKRVSDAEYILDKAISEADGPLWIIHGHGTGKLKQGVHAFLQQHPRVTNYEPAEQSDGGTGVTIAHI; via the coding sequence TTGATTCAATCTGAAACCTTAGAATTACTAGAGTGGCCCCGTCTGTGCCAGCACCTTTCCACCTTTGCGGCGACTAAGTTAGGGTCAATCGTTGCGCGTAACCTGCCGATTCCTGAAACTCAGGCAGAAAGTGAACAGTTATTAGCGCAAACCAAAGAAGTTTACGAACTGGAAATTCGTTTACATCCAGGATTATCCTTTGAAGGAATACAAGATATTGGTGATTCCCTAGAACGGGCAGCACTCCAAAGTATCTTACCTGGAGAGGAACTGTTAGCGATCGCTACCACCCTAGCAGGAACAAGAAATTTACGCCGTGTCATTGATAATCAGGAAAATGTCCCAGTTTTAGCCGATTTAGTGGCGCAATTGCGGACTTACCCAGAATTAGAACAGGAAATCCACCGTTGTATTGATGAACGCGGGCAAGTAACTGACCGCGCAAGTCAGAAAATGGGGGAAATTCGGGTAGAATTGCGGAAAGTCCGCAGCCAAATTACTCAAAAACTCCAAAATATTATCCAAGCCAAATCGGGGGCAATTCAAGAACAGTTAATTACCCAAAGAAGCGATCGCTTTGTCATCCCCGTGAAAGCCCCCCAAAAGGACGCAGTTCCCGGCATCGTTCACGACACCTCAACCAGTGGCGCAACCCTATATATAGAGCCAAACAGTGTCGTCCCCTTGGGTAATCAACTCCGGCAAATTATCAGAAAAGAACAAACTGAAGCCGAAGCAATTCGCCGGACTTTAACGGATAAAGTAGCAGAAGTTACCCCAGATTTAGAAAGGTTATTAGCCATTGTCACCACCTTAGATTTGGCAGTTGCGAAATCTCGTTATAGTCTGTGGATAGGTTCTAACCCCCCGCGTTTTGTCAATCGGGAAGACAATGAAATTATCACCTTGCGAAATCTGCGCCACCCGTTGTTAGTATGGCAACAGCAGCACGAACAAGGAAATCCCGTAATTCCCGTAGATTTATTAATCAGTCCCCAAATTCGGGTAGTCACAATTACCGGACCGAATACAGGGGGAAAAACTGTAACATTAAAAACCTTGGGATTAGCCGCTATCATGGCAAAAGTGGGTTTATTTGTTCCTGCCCGTGAACCCGTAGAAATGCCGTGGTTTTCGCAAGTTTTAGCTGATATTGGCGATGAACAATCTTTACAACAAAGTTTATCTACATTCTCAGGACATATTCGCCGCATTAGTCGAATATTAGAAGCATTGGAGGAGTCAGGAGGTAGGGGCGCAGGGCCTGCGCCCAGTCAAAAATCAGAGGAAGAGGGAACTCCTGAATCTTTCTCCCAGAAATTTCAGGGCGCAGGGCCTGCGCCCAGTCAAAAATCAGAGGAAGAGGGAATAAAACTACCAATTACCCATTCCCAATCCCTGGTATTACTGGATGAAGTTGGTGCAGGTACAGATCCGGTTGAAGGTAGTGCATTAGCGATCGCTCTACTTAAATACCTTGCCAACCATACCCAGCTAACAATGGCTAGTACCCACTTTGGCGAACTCAAAGCCCTCAAATACGAAGATACCCGCTTTGAAAATGCTTCCGTAGAATTTAACGAAACCACTCTTTCACCTACTTATCGGCTGTTGTGGGGGATTCCTGGTCGTTCTAATGCCTTGAGTATTGCCTTGCGTTTAGGGTTAAAACCAGAAGTAGTAGCCGAGGCAAAAACTCAAGTTGGAGAAGCCACAGACGAAGTAAACCAAGTCATTGCTGGTTTAGAAGCCCAACGCCGCAATCAAGAAACCAAAGCCGCTGAAGCCCAAAGTTTATTACGTCAAGCCGAAAAATTATATAAAGAAGTTTCTGACAAAGCCACCGCTTTAGAAGCCAGAGAAAAAGATTTACGCGCTTCTCAAGAAATCGCCGTTGCCCAAGCAATTACCCAAGCCAAAGGGGAAATTGCCCAAGTTATCCGCCGCTTGCAAAAAGGCACAGCCAACGCCCAAGATGCCCAACAAGCCACCGCATCTATTAATCAAATTGCCCAGAAATATGAACCTGCACCCCCAGCGAAACCTAGTCCTGGGTTTATGCCCAAAGTAGGTGATCGCGTGCGAATTCCCAAATTAGGGCAAACCGCTGAAGTTTTAACAATTCCCAATGCTGAAGGCAATTTTACCATTCGCTTTGGCATCATGAAAATGACGGTTCAACTCCAAGACATAGAATCACTAGATGGACAAAAACCCGAACCCATAGTTAAATCTAAACCAGCCCCAGCCGTAGTTCCACCCCCACCAGCCCCAGCAATTCGTACCTCTAAAAATACTGTAGATTTGCGCGGAAAAAGAGTATCTGATGCCGAATATATCTTAGATAAAGCCATCTCTGAAGCCGATGGACCCCTATGGATTATTCATGGACACGGTACTGGTAAACTTAAACAAGGGGTTCACGCTTTCTTACAACAACATCCCAGAGTTACAAACTACGAACCCGCAGAACAATCTGATGGTGGTACTGGTGTCACAATTGCTCATATTTAA
- a CDS encoding DUF3038 domain-containing protein, with protein sequence MLKVMHSTAKSTIPKSPWEDLSQIPAPNTIQWENIKTQLDLVLIALESLTGIGSEAMLSAAVNLNLESKVPDRVALWRLRQSNPLRKSQGGRKKLDVEEARSLVLIICHLAKQHQEIIRRAVGLLEQMTANKQKPHQTALLGDYIDAFCNTYQERMEEEETTSTDLLSHLALKLLINLLFYSASGGHRRLWLALIDPSAK encoded by the coding sequence ATGCTAAAAGTTATGCACTCAACCGCTAAATCCACTATACCAAAATCACCTTGGGAGGATTTAAGCCAAATCCCCGCCCCAAACACAATTCAATGGGAAAATATTAAAACTCAGTTAGATTTAGTGCTAATAGCCCTAGAAAGTCTAACTGGAATTGGTTCAGAAGCAATGCTGTCAGCCGCAGTTAATCTCAACCTAGAATCAAAAGTACCAGATCGGGTGGCTTTATGGCGATTGCGGCAATCGAATCCTCTTCGCAAAAGTCAAGGAGGACGAAAAAAGTTAGACGTAGAAGAAGCTCGATCTCTAGTTCTAATTATCTGTCATCTCGCCAAACAGCACCAAGAAATAATTCGCCGAGCTGTAGGTTTACTAGAACAAATGACAGCAAATAAACAGAAACCTCACCAAACTGCGTTATTGGGAGACTATATAGATGCTTTTTGTAATACTTACCAAGAACGTATGGAAGAAGAAGAAACAACCTCAACAGATTTACTTAGCCACTTAGCCCTAAAACTGTTAATAAATTTACTTTTTTATAGTGCCTCTGGTGGACACCGCCGTTTGTGGTTAGCGCTCATAGATCCTTCCGCAAAATAA
- a CDS encoding DUF4335 domain-containing protein: MSPSNSVIRRYTPPTCTLEISAQNSPLSRWTDTPIINDLSFRLQFDDPRLAEEQKILIEGDHQQLEVLCNIVTTYIQKLLQQSVEDFSITLSENNHPNTESEAELQDIPPSVFPTQNLSSFKTQTAQTKVYLEPSHNLTHKLYFGDLVNQTSGQLIELSLLQLFDLATALDEYSSDMLVLPTTSHQTVSPNLPKWAPIAAVLVLAAGLTPFTWQYASNIQKNRQKVAKNTPESLKPIAIAPSLQDATPTPSFNLITPQPQLTPPLPNFSTPAPPLSFPNATIPAAPTTKSQPPLTIPADISANPLTPQIPPSGTILNSDGTIVTGLKPKSPKILAKKGINTTKSQNLPSNPSQPSPSIATLPNNNFSNIPNPMPTPPAVELPSDIIGNTLPNQASPAENQDNSASKLRTATKTTSGTEVPNNNKTLFDTPQVAEAREYLNKRWQPPTGLSQTLEYSLTLGVDGTIERILPLNQVARQYIDSSGIPQIGKPFVSTNKSGQNVRVRVILSPDSKVQTFPETP, from the coding sequence ATGTCTCCATCAAATTCTGTCATTCGTCGCTACACCCCCCCGACTTGCACACTAGAAATATCGGCGCAAAACTCCCCCTTGTCCCGCTGGACAGATACACCCATTATTAATGATCTCAGTTTTCGCCTGCAATTTGATGATCCACGACTAGCAGAAGAACAGAAAATTCTCATTGAAGGTGATCACCAGCAACTAGAAGTTTTATGTAATATCGTTACCACTTATATTCAAAAACTTCTGCAACAATCTGTTGAAGATTTTAGTATTACCTTATCAGAAAATAATCATCCCAATACAGAATCAGAAGCAGAATTACAAGACATTCCTCCTAGTGTCTTTCCTACCCAGAATTTATCATCCTTTAAAACTCAAACTGCCCAAACAAAAGTTTATTTAGAACCTAGTCATAATTTAACTCACAAACTCTATTTTGGTGATCTTGTTAACCAGACATCTGGACAGCTAATTGAACTGAGTTTGCTGCAACTATTTGATTTAGCAACAGCTTTAGATGAATACTCATCTGATATGCTTGTCCTACCAACTACCAGTCATCAAACTGTTAGTCCAAATCTACCTAAGTGGGCACCTATAGCTGCCGTTTTAGTATTAGCAGCAGGTTTAACACCATTTACCTGGCAATATGCCAGCAATATTCAGAAAAATCGGCAAAAAGTAGCAAAAAATACTCCTGAATCCCTAAAACCAATTGCGATAGCACCTTCTTTACAAGACGCTACACCAACACCGTCATTTAATTTAATCACTCCTCAACCCCAACTGACACCACCACTTCCTAACTTTAGTACCCCTGCACCACCGCTGTCCTTTCCTAATGCAACTATTCCTGCGGCACCAACAACAAAATCTCAGCCTCCCTTAACCATACCTGCCGATATTTCTGCCAATCCTCTGACTCCGCAAATTCCCCCATCCGGGACAATACTTAATTCTGATGGTACTATAGTCACAGGGCTTAAACCTAAGTCTCCCAAGATTCTGGCTAAAAAAGGGATTAATACCACTAAATCTCAGAATTTGCCATCTAATCCTTCCCAACCATCTCCGTCTATTGCTACTCTCCCCAACAACAATTTTAGTAATATTCCTAACCCAATGCCCACGCCTCCTGCCGTGGAATTACCGTCAGATATTATAGGAAATACCCTCCCCAATCAGGCATCTCCGGCGGAAAATCAAGATAATTCAGCGAGTAAATTAAGAACTGCAACTAAAACCACTTCAGGTACAGAAGTTCCTAATAATAATAAGACTTTATTTGATACTCCCCAAGTAGCAGAAGCCAGAGAATACCTCAACAAGCGTTGGCAACCACCAACTGGACTTTCTCAAACTCTAGAATATAGTTTAACATTGGGAGTTGATGGCACAATTGAAAGAATTTTGCCCTTAAATCAAGTTGCCAGACAATACATTGATAGTAGTGGCATTCCACAAATTGGTAAACCTTTTGTTTCTACTAATAAATCTGGGCAAAACGTAAGGGTACGAGTTATCCTTAGTCCTGATAGTAAGGTACAAACATTTCCAGAAACACCATAA
- a CDS encoding J domain-containing protein encodes MPQITYYSLLELHPSASVIDIRRAYRELSKLYHPDTTELPANIATNQFRQINEAYATLSNPEQRLSYDLKIGYSRFGIIQVPHDLNHPAHKPYDFSKSMYLDASERPLSSGEIFVLFILGLTIVGCMLLAIAIAILRGEAIN; translated from the coding sequence ATGCCACAAATCACGTATTATTCCCTCCTAGAACTGCATCCTTCAGCATCAGTAATTGATATCCGTCGGGCTTATCGAGAACTCAGTAAACTCTATCATCCAGATACGACAGAATTACCTGCTAATATCGCTACTAATCAATTTCGGCAAATCAACGAAGCCTATGCTACCCTTAGTAACCCAGAACAGCGGTTAAGCTATGATTTAAAAATTGGCTATTCCCGTTTTGGTATAATTCAAGTCCCACATGATTTAAACCACCCCGCGCATAAGCCCTACGATTTTTCCAAATCAATGTATCTAGATGCAAGCGAGCGCCCTCTATCTTCTGGGGAAATATTTGTATTATTTATTTTGGGGTTGACCATTGTTGGTTGTATGCTATTAGCGATAGCGATCGCTATCCTCCGTGGAGAAGCAATTAATTAA
- a CDS encoding DUF3143 domain-containing protein: MLPADKPLYSHPLPQIEEWLKNQGCEQDETQLHCWHIERSSWEAELWLDTEQITVRYSQSGENTQDIQRSFKYSLSREDIEQAVFAGP; this comes from the coding sequence ATGCTTCCCGCCGATAAACCCCTATATAGTCATCCTTTACCACAAATCGAAGAATGGCTAAAAAACCAAGGTTGTGAACAAGACGAAACCCAGCTACATTGTTGGCACATAGAACGATCTAGCTGGGAAGCAGAACTTTGGTTAGATACTGAACAAATTACCGTTCGGTATTCCCAATCAGGAGAAAATACTCAAGATATTCAACGTTCCTTTAAATATTCCCTGAGTCGGGAAGATATTGAACAAGCCGTTTTTGCTGGTCCCTAA
- a CDS encoding isoprenyl transferase, with product MTTQQTELQYLPPDLKPELLPQHVAVIMDGNGRWAKRQGLPRIMGHKAGVNALKDLLQCCKDWGIKALTAYAFSTENWKRPEEEVEFLMTLFQRVLRQELREMMEENVRIQFVGNLSALPQALQAEISLSMAETQDNRSILFTIATNYGGRQEILQACRAIAQKVKAGLLKPEEISEAVFESHLYTAGLADPDLLIRTSGEMRLSNFLLWQMAYGEIYITDALWPDFDRHEFHRALSTYQQRERRFGKI from the coding sequence ATGACAACACAACAAACTGAATTACAATATTTACCCCCTGATTTAAAACCAGAATTACTACCACAGCACGTTGCCGTAATTATGGATGGCAATGGCCGATGGGCAAAACGTCAAGGTTTACCCCGGATTATGGGTCATAAAGCCGGTGTAAATGCTCTTAAGGATTTACTACAATGTTGTAAAGATTGGGGAATTAAAGCACTAACTGCCTATGCTTTTTCTACAGAAAACTGGAAAAGACCAGAGGAAGAAGTAGAATTTTTAATGACTCTATTCCAGCGAGTTCTGCGGCAAGAACTGCGGGAAATGATGGAAGAAAATGTGCGAATTCAGTTTGTGGGTAATTTGTCAGCTTTGCCACAGGCACTTCAGGCAGAAATCTCTCTTTCTATGGCAGAAACTCAGGATAATCGCAGTATCCTGTTTACTATTGCTACTAATTATGGCGGTAGGCAAGAGATTTTACAAGCTTGTCGAGCGATCGCCCAAAAGGTCAAAGCAGGTTTACTCAAGCCTGAAGAAATCTCAGAAGCAGTATTTGAATCTCATTTATATACAGCCGGATTGGCAGATCCAGATTTATTAATTCGTACCAGTGGAGAAATGCGATTATCAAATTTCTTACTTTGGCAAATGGCCTATGGAGAAATTTATATTACTGATGCTCTCTGGCCTGACTTTGACCGTCATGAGTTTCATCGAGCTTTATCTACTTATCAACAACGAGAACGCCGTTTTGGGAAAATTTAG